One genomic region from Jiangella sp. DSM 45060 encodes:
- a CDS encoding peptidoglycan-binding protein codes for MTRGRKAGTGALIAVLAVAVVSAVLIGWNQFGRDEPASASPERSGQTATPPAEEPSDTPTPTATPTPTVTPTPTPTTTPTPEALMATGASGDQVRELQARLKQLEWYAPDITGEFDEVTATAVAGFQGKRELPATGEVDQATWDTLVGMTQTPTEDELNNVLTPGPTILGPGDTGDQVRELQARLEQIGWFSGDVTDTYGDTTTASVKGFQDKRGFPATGEVDQRTWDKIVEMTRTPTDDELHNREPENNGGDTDGLDPRCLTGRVLCIDKSTNSLRWVVDGEVRMTLDVRFGTDELPTREGAFQVNSKSRDHVSSLYDTPMPFAMFFSGGQAVHYSPDFAANGYNGGSHGCVNVRDRDAIESLFDQVNVGDAVIVYWS; via the coding sequence GTGACGCGTGGCAGGAAGGCCGGCACGGGCGCGCTCATCGCCGTGCTCGCCGTCGCCGTGGTGTCGGCCGTGCTCATCGGCTGGAACCAGTTCGGCCGCGACGAGCCGGCGTCGGCCAGCCCGGAGCGGTCCGGCCAGACCGCGACGCCACCGGCCGAGGAGCCATCGGACACCCCGACCCCGACGGCGACACCCACCCCGACGGTCACCCCGACGCCGACTCCCACCACCACGCCCACGCCGGAGGCGCTGATGGCCACCGGCGCCAGCGGCGACCAGGTGCGCGAGCTGCAGGCCCGGCTCAAGCAGCTGGAGTGGTACGCGCCCGACATCACCGGCGAGTTCGACGAGGTCACCGCCACCGCCGTCGCCGGGTTCCAGGGCAAGCGCGAGCTGCCGGCCACCGGCGAGGTCGACCAGGCCACCTGGGACACCCTGGTCGGGATGACGCAGACGCCCACCGAGGACGAGCTGAACAACGTGCTGACGCCCGGCCCGACCATCCTCGGCCCCGGCGACACCGGCGACCAGGTCCGCGAGCTGCAGGCCCGGCTCGAGCAGATCGGCTGGTTCAGCGGCGACGTCACCGACACCTACGGCGACACCACCACCGCGTCGGTCAAGGGCTTCCAGGACAAGCGCGGCTTCCCCGCCACCGGCGAGGTCGACCAGCGCACCTGGGACAAGATCGTCGAGATGACCCGCACGCCCACCGACGACGAACTGCACAACCGCGAGCCCGAGAACAACGGCGGCGACACCGACGGCCTCGACCCGCGCTGCCTCACCGGCCGGGTGCTGTGCATCGACAAGTCGACGAACTCGCTGCGCTGGGTCGTCGACGGCGAGGTGCGCATGACCCTCGACGTCCGGTTCGGCACCGACGAGCTGCCGACCCGCGAGGGCGCGTTCCAGGTGAACTCCAAGTCGCGCGACCACGTGTCGTCGCTGTACGACACGCCGATGCCGTTCGCGATGTTCTTCAGCGGCGGCCAGGCGGTGCACTACTCGCCCGACTTCGCGGCCAACGGCTACAACGGCGGTTCGCACGGGTGCGTCAACGTCCGCGACCGCGACGCCATCGAGTCGCTGTTCGACCAGGTCAACGTCGGCGACGCCGTCATCGTCTACTGGTCCTGA